A stretch of the Aminipila terrae genome encodes the following:
- the rpsR gene encoding 30S ribosomal protein S18 — protein MMDKRRGGMRRKKVCQFCADKTEAIDYKDVDKLKKYVTERGKILPKRITGTCAIHQREVTKAIKRARIVALLPYVAD, from the coding sequence ATGATGGATAAAAGACGTGGCGGCATGAGAAGAAAGAAAGTATGTCAGTTCTGTGCCGATAAAACTGAAGCAATAGATTACAAGGATGTAGACAAACTAAAGAAGTATGTTACTGAAAGAGGTAAGATCCTTCCTAAGAGAATCACAGGTACTTGTGCTATACATCAAAGAGAAGTTACTAAGGCTATCAAGAGAGCAAGAATTGTTGCTTTACTGCCTTATGTTGCTGACTAA
- a CDS encoding DHH family phosphoesterase, producing the protein MDENSQEKVTTEKRIEKLLSAYVPLPMCIINAQGKVTRASNKIDEVFKYDGIKDADIFALTGIKHGEFFSEGVNEKFLTLSRNDRIFRIQVGYIGNGEKKRAIIYFYDITNYETLKNMYNDERICMATINVDNYDELTSSTSEEKRLALSTDIDKAVRQWAARGNASITRYKESMYFMVFENAYLDKIVENKFAILDDIRAIETEADFPVTLSIGIGAGGKHPVQIDQYAVAALDLALGRGGDQAVVKKGAKIEYYGGKMQTVEKGNKGKSRIIAHAIRQLVDQSSKVIIMGHRNPDMDSFGSALGIFRIVANRNKDSYIVINNYFETLAEIYNQAKDTEIYHFINSEKAISMMDKDTLLIVLDTHRPSLTECKELLSLTEKIVVIDHHRKAEEYIENATLYYMEPYASSTSELVTEILQYSGDKKNVAKLEVEGLLAGISMDTNRFAVKTGVRTFEAASWLRRSGADTTTVKRFFQTDAEAFKIKAKCIAEAEIKENGIAYSVSHGHHPDIQVINSQAADELLSVKNVRASFVAGRDEKGTTVISARSLGEMNMQTIMEKLGGGGHLTTAGAQVECTPEEALQKIEEIVNSLEVKPVKNKEEK; encoded by the coding sequence ATGGATGAAAATAGCCAAGAAAAAGTCACTACTGAGAAGAGAATAGAGAAATTACTTTCTGCATATGTACCACTTCCAATGTGCATTATTAACGCACAGGGAAAAGTAACAAGAGCCAGCAATAAAATTGACGAAGTGTTTAAATATGATGGGATAAAAGATGCAGATATATTTGCCCTTACAGGGATAAAACATGGAGAATTTTTTTCTGAGGGGGTAAATGAAAAGTTTCTTACCCTTTCCAGAAATGACAGGATTTTCAGAATTCAGGTGGGTTATATTGGAAATGGAGAAAAGAAACGTGCCATAATTTACTTTTATGATATTACTAACTATGAAACACTAAAAAATATGTATAACGACGAACGTATCTGCATGGCTACTATAAATGTGGATAATTATGATGAACTTACATCCAGTACCTCTGAGGAAAAGCGTCTGGCTTTAAGTACAGATATTGATAAAGCCGTGAGACAATGGGCGGCAAGAGGAAATGCATCCATAACAAGGTACAAGGAAAGTATGTACTTTATGGTATTTGAAAATGCATATCTGGATAAAATTGTTGAAAATAAGTTTGCCATTCTTGATGATATCAGAGCCATAGAGACCGAAGCGGATTTTCCTGTGACTTTGAGCATTGGCATTGGAGCCGGCGGCAAACATCCCGTTCAGATTGATCAGTATGCTGTTGCAGCACTGGATCTTGCACTGGGCCGTGGGGGTGACCAGGCCGTTGTGAAAAAAGGTGCTAAGATTGAATATTACGGCGGAAAGATGCAGACTGTTGAAAAAGGAAACAAAGGAAAATCAAGGATTATAGCTCATGCTATCAGACAGTTGGTGGATCAGTCCTCTAAAGTTATTATAATGGGCCACCGGAACCCAGATATGGATTCCTTCGGTTCTGCACTGGGGATTTTCAGAATTGTGGCAAATAGAAATAAAGACTCCTATATTGTGATAAATAATTATTTTGAAACACTGGCAGAAATATATAATCAGGCGAAAGACACAGAGATTTATCATTTTATTAATAGCGAAAAAGCCATTTCTATGATGGATAAAGACACGCTTTTAATTGTACTTGATACCCACAGACCTAGTCTGACAGAGTGTAAAGAACTGTTGAGCTTAACTGAAAAAATCGTTGTGATAGATCATCATCGTAAAGCAGAAGAATACATTGAAAATGCTACGTTGTACTACATGGAACCTTATGCATCTTCCACATCGGAACTGGTAACAGAAATTTTACAGTATTCTGGGGACAAAAAGAATGTGGCAAAACTGGAAGTTGAAGGACTTCTTGCAGGTATATCCATGGATACCAACAGATTTGCAGTAAAAACCGGCGTGAGAACTTTTGAAGCAGCATCCTGGCTGAGACGTTCCGGGGCAGATACCACTACAGTAAAAAGATTTTTCCAGACAGATGCTGAGGCCTTTAAAATTAAAGCGAAGTGCATCGCAGAGGCGGAGATAAAAGAAAATGGAATAGCGTATTCCGTAAGTCATGGGCATCATCCCGATATTCAGGTAATAAATTCCCAGGCGGCAGACGAGCTGCTGTCTGTTAAAAATGTTCGTGCCAGCTTTGTTGCAGGCAGAGACGAAAAAGGGACTACAGTAATCAGTGCACGTTCCCTGGGAGAAATGAACATGCAGACCATTATGGAAAAGCTGGGTGGCGGAGGCCACCTGACCACAGCAGGAGCTCAAGTTGAATGTACACCGGAAGAGGCTCTACAGAAGATCGAAGAGATTGTAAACTCACTTGAAGTGAAACCTGTTAAAAACAAGGAGGAAAAGTAA
- the rpsF gene encoding 30S ribosomal protein S6 — translation MTNYEVMFIIDPTVEDARKDAVVATVQEIIAADGEVGKVDVWGMRKLAYPIQKKNEGYYVVVEFKAGHDLPKELDRRLRISDAVMRHLIVNKDEK, via the coding sequence ATGACAAATTATGAAGTTATGTTCATTATCGACCCAACTGTAGAAGATGCAAGAAAGGATGCTGTTGTAGCAACAGTACAGGAAATCATTGCAGCTGACGGTGAAGTTGGTAAGGTTGATGTTTGGGGTATGAGAAAGCTTGCTTATCCAATCCAGAAGAAGAATGAAGGATACTACGTAGTAGTGGAATTTAAAGCAGGACATGATTTACCAAAGGAATTAGACAGAAGACTTAGAATTTCAGACGCAGTAATGAGACATCTTATCGTAAACAAGGATGAGAAATAG
- a CDS encoding DUF2232 domain-containing protein, which translates to MYTLIIFSVLVFLPLPLMASAARKTKNGYKAIFEGVLGVATAMMLMFIMASVTGHPVGQAIASDLQSFCETAAGNNQIVTMLGMETIPFSERVSTLTKVYTYAINALPATILVWSTIIAYFEYIVISKISSKSKYPLPELGKLKDFSMPKKALWGWILIYLMTLAVSLTGFMHSNVLQINIQVLFQFVFQIQGLAVVFYFCALRKWPKTVAVILCLLFLPTAIGQMLLCMIGFLDLGFGLRKILTRR; encoded by the coding sequence ATGTATACATTAATTATATTTTCGGTACTGGTGTTTTTACCATTACCATTGATGGCCTCAGCCGCCAGAAAAACGAAGAATGGCTATAAAGCTATATTTGAAGGAGTCCTTGGTGTTGCTACAGCTATGATGCTGATGTTTATTATGGCTTCTGTTACGGGTCATCCAGTGGGACAAGCAATCGCATCAGATTTGCAGTCCTTTTGTGAAACTGCAGCAGGCAATAATCAAATAGTTACAATGCTGGGTATGGAAACAATCCCTTTCAGTGAGAGGGTCAGCACTCTTACCAAAGTTTATACCTATGCAATAAATGCTTTACCGGCAACCATACTGGTATGGTCTACTATTATTGCATATTTTGAATATATTGTTATTAGTAAAATAAGCAGCAAGTCCAAATATCCCCTTCCGGAACTTGGGAAGCTTAAAGATTTTAGCATGCCCAAAAAAGCATTATGGGGATGGATATTAATTTATCTTATGACTTTAGCAGTTTCGCTGACTGGATTTATGCATAGTAATGTTTTGCAGATAAATATACAGGTATTATTCCAGTTTGTCTTCCAGATTCAGGGCCTGGCTGTGGTATTTTATTTTTGCGCATTAAGAAAATGGCCAAAAACCGTTGCCGTTATATTGTGTTTACTTTTTTTACCAACAGCCATAGGACAAATGCTGTTGTGCATGATAGGGTTCTTAGACTTAGGGTTCGGATTGCGAAAAATACTAACCAGGCGTTAG
- a CDS encoding ABC transporter permease codes for MREKLQNKNLWFSSATTILAVVISLLIAFILIMIFSDNPGASISDLLTGPFSSKRNLGNVISMASTFTFTGVAICIMFQASLFNVAAEGAFFLGAMFAAAAATLWNIPVGLALVVPMVIGAVTGAIICFIPGILKAKFNADELVSSLMLNYIVLYLGLYLLNTYIRDPQFGALASYQLPAASKISNLIQGTSVNNGIIIAIILVIISYVFLYRTKTGYSVRVLGQNKDYANYSGIKVAKVIVISQLAGGAVAGLGGAVEVMGMYGRFQWTSLPGYGWDGVIVAILAGNKPQIVPVAAIFLAYLRIGANVMARSGDVPSELITVIQAVMIILVTASALLSHIKKKIIIKEALSDGQNS; via the coding sequence ATGCGTGAGAAATTGCAGAATAAAAATTTGTGGTTCTCCTCAGCTACAACTATTTTAGCAGTTGTAATTTCACTGCTTATCGCATTTATTTTAATTATGATTTTCAGTGATAATCCAGGAGCGTCTATTTCAGACCTGCTAACAGGTCCATTTTCATCCAAAAGAAACCTTGGAAATGTTATATCTATGGCCTCGACCTTCACTTTTACAGGGGTTGCCATTTGTATTATGTTTCAGGCATCATTATTTAATGTTGCAGCAGAAGGAGCTTTTTTCCTTGGTGCTATGTTCGCAGCAGCGGCTGCAACTCTTTGGAACATTCCAGTTGGGCTTGCACTAGTTGTACCTATGGTAATTGGGGCAGTAACAGGAGCAATCATTTGTTTTATACCAGGAATACTAAAGGCTAAATTTAATGCGGATGAACTTGTGTCATCACTTATGCTTAACTATATCGTTCTTTACCTGGGGCTATACTTACTTAATACATATATTAGAGATCCGCAGTTTGGCGCATTAGCTTCATATCAGCTTCCAGCAGCATCAAAGATTTCTAATCTTATACAAGGGACGTCGGTTAACAATGGAATTATAATTGCTATAATTTTAGTAATTATAAGCTATGTATTTTTATATAGAACTAAAACTGGCTATTCGGTTAGAGTTCTTGGACAAAATAAGGATTATGCCAATTACTCAGGAATTAAGGTAGCAAAAGTTATCGTTATTTCCCAGTTAGCAGGTGGTGCTGTAGCTGGACTTGGCGGGGCTGTTGAAGTAATGGGTATGTACGGACGTTTTCAATGGACTTCACTTCCAGGGTATGGATGGGACGGAGTAATCGTTGCAATTTTAGCGGGAAATAAACCTCAGATTGTACCTGTTGCAGCAATATTCTTAGCATATTTACGAATAGGTGCAAATGTAATGGCTCGTTCAGGAGATGTTCCATCAGAACTTATAACGGTTATACAGGCAGTAATGATTATTCTTGTAACGGCTTCTGCGCTGTTAAGTCATATAAAGAAAAAGATTATAATAAAGGAGGCGCTTTCAGATGGACAAAATAGTTGA
- a CDS encoding ribokinase produces MKILNFGSLNIDWVYNVDHFVKPGETLSALSVDRFCGGKGLNQSVALSKAGASVFHGGGIGSDGRFLRERLLESKVDVTYVKEFDVPTGNAFIQVDKTGQNCIVLFGGANQEITREYAKEVIKNFQEGDILVLQNEISALNDIVELAYENGLQIVLNPSPMNEKILELDLNKITYFMMNEIEGEAITGSSEPDIILDKMIEKYPESKVVLTLGDKGARYAEGSKRIACGSYEVKAVDTTSAGDTFTGYFIAALAENMEIQKAMDRASKAAALAVSVKGASNSIPLPEEVDACRLVLKK; encoded by the coding sequence ATGAAAATATTAAATTTTGGTTCTTTGAATATAGACTGGGTTTACAATGTGGATCATTTTGTTAAACCAGGAGAGACCCTTTCTGCCTTATCTGTTGACAGATTCTGTGGGGGCAAGGGTTTAAATCAGTCGGTGGCATTATCTAAGGCGGGTGCATCAGTTTTTCATGGAGGAGGCATTGGCAGTGATGGAAGGTTTTTGAGAGAACGCCTTTTAGAAAGCAAAGTTGATGTTACTTATGTGAAAGAATTTGATGTGCCAACGGGCAATGCTTTTATACAGGTAGATAAAACAGGGCAGAATTGCATTGTACTTTTCGGTGGAGCAAATCAGGAAATTACCCGAGAATATGCAAAGGAAGTAATAAAAAACTTTCAAGAGGGAGATATTCTGGTTCTTCAAAATGAAATCAGTGCCTTGAATGACATTGTGGAGCTGGCTTATGAGAATGGATTACAAATTGTTTTAAATCCAAGCCCCATGAATGAAAAGATTTTAGAACTTGATTTAAATAAAATAACTTATTTTATGATGAATGAAATAGAAGGTGAAGCTATTACAGGAAGCAGTGAACCGGATATTATTCTTGATAAAATGATAGAGAAATACCCTGAAAGTAAAGTTGTTTTGACTTTAGGAGATAAAGGGGCAAGATATGCAGAAGGCAGTAAGCGTATTGCCTGTGGCAGTTACGAAGTGAAAGCGGTAGACACAACCAGCGCCGGAGATACTTTTACGGGATATTTTATAGCTGCATTAGCGGAAAACATGGAAATACAAAAGGCTATGGACAGAGCTTCAAAAGCAGCAGCACTGGCAGTATCTGTAAAAGGCGCTTCAAATTCCATCCCACTTCCCGAAGAAGTGGATGCATGCAGGCTTGTTTTAAAAAAATAA
- a CDS encoding ABC transporter ATP-binding protein, whose protein sequence is MAELLEMREISKVYGNGVYANQRISFSIRKGEIHALVGENGAGKSTLMKILFGLEKPDHGELILEGETQNFQSPQDAMAKGIGMVHQHFMLVESFSVRENIALGYEPVKNGFIDKKQANEKVLELSKKFNMKINPDSIVRELPVGLKQKVEILKALYRGAKILILDEPTAVLTPQETTELFTQLKHLKDQGFTVIFITHKLREVKEISDRISVMRSGKMITTVNTVDVSEAEISALMMGTQYSSVLEKSPAKPTECILQVDNIKHVDSDKKAVVDGISFTVRAGEIMGIAGVEGNGQNELVELITNLRKLDSGKITMFDTDTKGKHIRKLRELGLAYIPSDRMTLGITKQLSIEDNLITTKLKSPDIYNKFKLLNPKAIRKLSQKLVKEYLIKCKSPLTEVEMLSGGNMQKVVVAREFTQENVKLIIAEQPTRGIDVGAAKFIHEKLVELRDAGCAVLLISADLEELYKLSDSILVIYDGKLSAYFQDPSKISEQELGKYMLGVETQSDEEIRRACHA, encoded by the coding sequence ATGGCTGAATTATTGGAAATGAGAGAAATTTCTAAGGTATATGGTAATGGCGTTTATGCTAATCAAAGAATAAGTTTCTCCATTAGAAAAGGTGAAATTCATGCTCTGGTAGGAGAAAATGGAGCAGGAAAAAGTACTCTAATGAAAATTTTATTTGGTCTTGAAAAGCCAGATCACGGTGAGCTTATATTAGAGGGAGAAACACAAAACTTTCAATCACCCCAGGATGCAATGGCAAAAGGAATCGGGATGGTACATCAGCATTTTATGCTGGTGGAATCATTTAGTGTACGGGAAAATATCGCGCTTGGTTATGAACCCGTTAAAAACGGGTTTATTGACAAAAAACAAGCTAACGAGAAAGTTTTAGAGCTTTCTAAAAAATTTAATATGAAAATTAATCCAGATAGCATAGTAAGAGAATTACCGGTAGGATTAAAGCAAAAGGTGGAAATATTAAAAGCACTTTACAGAGGTGCAAAAATTTTAATATTAGATGAACCTACAGCAGTTTTAACCCCACAGGAAACAACTGAACTTTTTACACAGCTAAAACATTTAAAAGATCAGGGCTTTACGGTTATCTTCATTACACATAAATTAAGAGAAGTAAAAGAAATTTCAGATAGAATCAGTGTTATGAGATCAGGCAAGATGATCACCACGGTAAATACTGTGGATGTATCTGAAGCTGAGATTTCAGCCCTTATGATGGGAACTCAGTATTCTTCAGTATTAGAAAAATCACCTGCCAAACCCACAGAATGTATATTGCAAGTAGACAATATAAAACATGTGGACTCGGATAAAAAAGCGGTGGTGGATGGAATATCATTTACTGTAAGAGCAGGCGAAATTATGGGTATTGCAGGAGTTGAAGGCAATGGACAAAATGAGCTGGTTGAGCTTATAACAAATCTTAGGAAGCTTGACAGCGGTAAAATCACCATGTTTGATACAGACACAAAGGGCAAACATATTAGAAAGCTTAGAGAATTGGGATTAGCTTACATTCCGAGTGACAGAATGACTTTGGGTATTACAAAGCAGCTGTCTATTGAGGATAATCTTATCACAACTAAGTTAAAGTCGCCAGACATTTATAATAAGTTTAAACTTTTAAATCCAAAAGCGATTAGAAAATTAAGCCAGAAATTAGTAAAAGAGTATTTAATAAAATGCAAGTCTCCATTAACAGAAGTTGAAATGCTTTCAGGTGGTAACATGCAGAAGGTTGTAGTTGCAAGAGAATTTACACAAGAAAACGTTAAACTTATAATCGCTGAACAACCAACAAGAGGTATTGATGTTGGTGCTGCTAAATTTATACATGAGAAGCTTGTTGAGCTTAGAGATGCAGGATGTGCAGTATTGTTAATTTCTGCGGATTTAGAGGAATTATATAAACTATCAGATTCAATACTAGTTATTTATGACGGCAAATTGTCAGCATACTTCCAAGATCCTTCAAAGATTAGTGAGCAGGAACTTGGTAAATATATGCTTGGTGTAGAAACTCAGTCTGATGAAGAAATAAGGAGGGCTTGTCATGCGTGA
- the rplI gene encoding 50S ribosomal protein L9 has translation MIVILLKDVKGSGKAGDVVKVSDGYARNMLIPKGLAKEATEGNVRSLEKQKAIAAEKKEEEKAAAQKLADKLKELTVSIVTKGGDGGRLFGSVTSKDISEALNKQHKINIDKKKFVLDSPIKTTGEFSVDVKLYPEVTGAVKVNVSV, from the coding sequence ATGATTGTTATATTATTAAAGGATGTAAAAGGCTCCGGAAAAGCGGGAGATGTGGTTAAAGTAAGTGACGGTTACGCAAGAAATATGCTGATACCAAAAGGACTTGCAAAAGAAGCCACAGAAGGTAATGTGAGAAGTCTGGAAAAGCAGAAGGCTATTGCTGCAGAAAAGAAAGAAGAAGAAAAAGCGGCAGCACAGAAACTGGCAGACAAATTGAAAGAGCTGACCGTCTCCATCGTAACAAAAGGCGGAGATGGAGGAAGATTATTTGGTTCCGTTACTTCTAAGGATATTTCAGAAGCATTAAACAAACAGCATAAAATTAATATTGATAAGAAAAAATTTGTTCTGGACAGTCCAATAAAAACAACCGGAGAGTTTTCAGTAGATGTGAAACTTTATCCAGAGGTAACAGGTGCTGTAAAAGTTAATGTTTCAGTTTAG
- the dnaB gene encoding replicative DNA helicase: MLDRIPPHNDDAEKSVLGAAMLDKDALFDIIEAVKAEDFYSEMHKEIFHAIVELCRKNEPVDALTVAEELKRRKALEMVGGRAYVLSLSSGVPSTANAVQYAKIVAEKAVLRNLIKTANDIVEESYQEKMEPEAVLDHAERGIFEIAQKRQNKDYAALQDVLLSNMEMIDEISRLEGNVTGIPTGFIDLDAKTAGFQRSNLIILAARPAMGKTAFALNVALQAAIKGNATVLVFSLEMGKEELGQRLLSMESRIEMQKLKTGQLERKDWEDINLGLDALSKANIFIDDTPGISIMEMKNKCRRLKAEKGLDMIVVDYLQLMNYEGRNESRQQEISALSRYLKLLAREMDCPVILLSQLSRAPEQRTDHRPILSDLRESGSIEQDADIVIFLYRDDYYNPETDKPGVCEVIIAKQRSGPTGTVELTWLGKYTRFVDKSNIR; encoded by the coding sequence ATGTTAGATAGAATACCTCCTCACAATGATGATGCCGAAAAATCTGTACTAGGTGCAGCTATGCTGGATAAAGATGCTCTTTTTGACATAATTGAAGCAGTAAAAGCTGAGGATTTTTATAGTGAAATGCACAAAGAAATATTTCATGCAATAGTCGAACTCTGCAGAAAAAATGAGCCGGTAGATGCCCTTACTGTGGCAGAAGAACTGAAAAGAAGAAAGGCCCTGGAAATGGTAGGGGGGCGTGCCTATGTCCTGTCTCTCTCAAGTGGCGTTCCATCTACAGCCAATGCTGTCCAGTATGCAAAGATAGTTGCAGAAAAAGCTGTTCTGAGAAATCTTATTAAAACGGCTAATGACATCGTTGAAGAAAGTTATCAGGAAAAAATGGAACCTGAGGCTGTTCTTGATCATGCGGAAAGAGGGATTTTCGAAATTGCCCAGAAGAGGCAAAACAAAGACTATGCAGCATTACAGGATGTATTGCTGTCCAATATGGAAATGATAGATGAAATATCCAGGCTGGAGGGTAACGTCACAGGAATACCTACAGGCTTTATTGATCTGGATGCAAAAACAGCCGGTTTTCAGCGTTCCAATCTGATTATTCTTGCTGCAAGACCTGCTATGGGAAAGACGGCTTTTGCTTTGAATGTAGCCCTTCAGGCGGCTATAAAGGGTAATGCCACTGTCTTGGTTTTCAGTTTGGAAATGGGTAAAGAAGAGCTTGGGCAGAGACTTTTATCTATGGAATCCCGTATTGAAATGCAAAAATTAAAAACGGGGCAGCTGGAACGAAAGGATTGGGAGGATATCAATCTTGGATTAGATGCCCTTTCAAAAGCAAATATTTTCATAGATGATACACCAGGCATTTCTATTATGGAAATGAAGAATAAATGCCGTCGTCTAAAAGCTGAAAAAGGCCTTGATATGATTGTGGTGGACTATCTTCAGCTTATGAATTATGAAGGAAGAAATGAAAGCAGACAGCAGGAAATTTCTGCACTTTCCAGGTATCTGAAGTTACTGGCAAGAGAAATGGACTGCCCTGTTATTTTGCTTTCACAGCTTTCTCGTGCGCCAGAACAGAGAACAGACCACAGGCCCATACTTTCAGACCTTAGGGAATCTGGTTCTATTGAGCAGGATGCAGATATTGTAATTTTCTTATACAGGGATGATTATTACAATCCGGAAACGGACAAGCCAGGTGTCTGTGAAGTTATTATTGCAAAACAGAGAAGTGGTCCTACCGGAACGGTTGAACTGACATGGCTTGGCAAGTATACAAGATTTGTGGATAAAAGTAATATCAGATAG
- a CDS encoding ABC transporter permease — MDKIVDVIFSIAFLDSVIRVTTPILFATMAILVSDRAGVLNIGVEGTMLVSALAGVIGSAFTQNAWLGLLIAILTGMAYSGILAVCHLKLGTDVFLSAIALNLMASGLTVFVLYLLTGDKGVSTKLPSKVIPNVHIPVIKDIPVLGDILSGQNALTYIAIITLILLSIFLYKTRTGTYIRAAGELPQAVETAGVSVKKIRMLALLLSGAIAGMGGAFMSMGYLSMFTKDMVAGRGFIALAAEAMGRGLPGLSLLSSLLFGFADALASSLQIFNIPSQLTRLVPYLLTIVALTIYAAGEQKKRKKL; from the coding sequence ATGGACAAAATAGTTGATGTAATCTTCTCAATCGCTTTCCTTGATTCAGTTATTAGGGTTACCACTCCAATTTTATTTGCAACAATGGCGATACTTGTTTCAGACAGGGCAGGTGTTTTGAACATTGGAGTAGAAGGAACAATGTTAGTTTCTGCTTTGGCGGGAGTTATAGGAAGTGCATTCACACAGAATGCATGGTTAGGATTATTAATTGCCATACTAACAGGAATGGCGTATTCCGGAATATTAGCAGTTTGTCACTTAAAACTTGGAACAGATGTATTTTTATCTGCTATAGCTTTAAATTTAATGGCAAGTGGTCTGACGGTGTTTGTTCTTTATCTGCTTACGGGGGATAAAGGTGTTTCAACAAAATTACCAAGTAAAGTAATTCCAAATGTACATATTCCTGTTATCAAGGATATCCCTGTATTAGGAGATATTTTATCTGGGCAGAATGCGCTTACTTATATTGCAATAATCACACTGATATTGCTCAGCATATTTTTGTATAAAACTCGTACAGGTACTTATATTCGTGCGGCTGGAGAATTGCCTCAGGCAGTTGAAACAGCCGGGGTTTCAGTAAAGAAAATTCGTATGCTTGCCTTACTTCTTTCCGGAGCTATTGCCGGTATGGGTGGAGCATTTATGTCCATGGGTTATTTATCCATGTTCACAAAGGATATGGTGGCAGGAAGAGGCTTTATTGCTTTAGCAGCAGAAGCTATGGGAAGAGGGCTTCCAGGGTTATCCTTGCTTTCTTCATTATTGTTTGGATTTGCAGATGCACTAGCCAGTAGTTTACAGATTTTTAATATACCAAGCCAATTGACTAGATTGGTACCATATCTTTTGACGATAGTTGCATTGACCATATATGCTGCAGGCGAACAGAAAAAGAGAAAGAAGCTATAA
- a CDS encoding single-stranded DNA-binding protein, whose product MNSVVLIGRLTRDPEVRYTPSTQMAVATFTLAIDRPTGQGKEKQTDFPRVTVFGKQAENCERFLTKGRLVGVQGRIQTGSYKNKDGATVYTTDVVANNVEFLEWGDRGGDGARAGASVPTGFQEMDEPSIPEGFSSLDDDDIPF is encoded by the coding sequence ATGAATAGTGTAGTTCTTATTGGAAGACTTACTAGAGACCCTGAAGTTAGATATACTCCTAGTACACAGATGGCTGTTGCTACTTTTACATTAGCAATTGACAGGCCAACTGGTCAGGGAAAAGAAAAACAGACTGACTTCCCAAGAGTAACCGTATTTGGAAAACAAGCTGAAAACTGTGAGAGATTTCTTACAAAAGGCAGACTTGTTGGAGTTCAGGGAAGGATTCAGACTGGCAGCTACAAGAATAAAGATGGTGCAACTGTTTACACCACTGATGTTGTAGCAAACAATGTGGAATTTCTGGAATGGGGAGACAGAGGTGGAGATGGCGCCAGAGCAGGTGCATCAGTGCCTACCGGCTTCCAGGAAATGGACGAACCATCTATTCCGGAAGGATTTTCATCACTTGATGATGACGATATTCCATTTTAA